In Bactrocera neohumeralis isolate Rockhampton chromosome 5, APGP_CSIRO_Bneo_wtdbg2-racon-allhic-juicebox.fasta_v2, whole genome shotgun sequence, the genomic window TACTCGAACAAATTATTTAGTTCGTccataaacataaaatttctttaaacgatttctatttcTCCAGATCAACACTGCTTCCGAACAAAATCCTTATATTCTAAAAACGTATTTAGTTTGTCTGCTCTTTAAccgatttttattttgccagACTAACACAAATCCATAAGTAGaaactaaatttatattatatacatacgtttgtgtaaatatgtacaaaaaagtttaaatttatttcttgctGCTTTGCAAATAATATCAATTCTATATACAcatgtttgtaactttttcaatttgcgttagttaatatttatacaaaaaaatgttgtacaaaagtcaaaatttttcaCTGGGCTAACACATTTGTTTACTTTAAaaccaaaactaaaacaatCAGTTCAATTATTAATCATAAAATACTTTTAAGTATTTTCGTCCACTGGTATTTTTTTCGTCACTGCTTCTAAACCCTGTCTATGTATAGGGTTTGTCGTCTTAAATCATTGCTTTTAAAACTTGCTTTAGTGCTTCGTCTTCCTATGACGCACGAAAGTGCCTCTAGCAGGGTACTGCTTTGGGCAATCTTCACAACGATATGGGAAAAAAcccatatgtatattaagatgAGATTTTAGTGTGCCGAAAGAGCACAGTTTTTTCTCACACACCTCACATTTAAAATGCCACTTTGTTTTGGTGGTTTTACCGCCGCGTGGTATTTTTAACCACAACACATCCTGATAACTACGATAGAAACGTGTATACCACATCGTGCCTTCGTCATAGAATCTTACGACCACATTGATGCGCGTATATTGATCGGTCGGTGtgttaatcaatttaatttttaatgcatcCAAAATCTGTTGTTTCAACAGATCGTCATCAACACAAGCTAGTGTTTGACGACGCTGTTGTATAGGCGATTGCTTGACCGCAGTGTCAGGACAAATCTTGTTGAGATTGTTTTTAGCGGACAATAAAGCATGTTGTAATATTTCGGCATTACTTGTAATTACAGAATTGTGTCGCAATCTAG contains:
- the LOC126757923 gene encoding uncharacterized protein LOC126757923 isoform X2; this translates as MRILRSQYLKLKAGHSLDDTTATKTSTLTALHDKTQIRHKRMTSKAIQDVKSIQTVTQATRTRLRHNSVITSNAEILQHALLSAKNNLNKICPDTAVKQSPIQQRRQTLACVDDDLLKQQILDALKIKLINTPTDQYTRINVVVRFYDEGTMWYTRFYRSYQDVLWLKIPRGGKTTKTKWHFKCEV
- the LOC126757923 gene encoding uncharacterized protein LOC126757923 isoform X1 → MRILRSQYLKLKAGHSLDDTTATKTSTLTALHDKTQIRHKRMTSKAIQDVKSIQTVTQATRTRLRHNSVITSNAEILQHALLSAKNNLNKICPDTAVKQSPIQQRRQTLACVDDDLLKQQILDALKIKLINTPTDQYTRINVVVRFYDEGTMWYTRFYRSYQDVLWLKIPRGGKTTKTKWHFKCEVCEKKLCSFGTLKSHLNIHMGFFPYRCEDCPKQYPARGTFVRHRKTKH